A region from the Desulfonatronum thioautotrophicum genome encodes:
- a CDS encoding site-2 protease family protein has protein sequence MFGKSIKLFEAFGFQFKVDLSWIIIAALVTWSLAVGFFPYVLEGLEPLAYWKLAVVGAFGLFFSVLFHEFCHSVVARKYGVEVRGITLFIFGGVAEMGQEPKTPQSEFWIAIAGPLASLLLALIFHIVHISGDRVGMGEALGSVFMYLALVNLILAVFNLIPAFPMDGGRILRAVLWKIKKDQRWATRIATNLGLTFGLVLIGLGLLNILTGNVVGGLWYCMIGVFIRFAARSSYRQMAVKTALAGERVRSLMKRPVTVSGTMTLQQMVEDYVYRHHHKFYPVQDGFGVQGCITTRQVGEVPRENWPSTQVQEVMSTCSLDNSVDPEEDVVDVLQKMNIAGMSRMMVMENQRLVGIISLKDIMGYLTARMELHGEQGVGE, from the coding sequence ATGTTTGGCAAATCCATCAAACTGTTTGAGGCATTTGGTTTTCAGTTCAAGGTCGACCTGAGCTGGATCATCATTGCCGCTCTGGTCACCTGGTCCCTGGCCGTGGGTTTTTTTCCCTATGTCCTGGAAGGGCTGGAACCGCTGGCATATTGGAAATTGGCCGTGGTCGGTGCCTTTGGCCTATTTTTTTCCGTTCTGTTTCACGAATTCTGCCATTCCGTGGTGGCCCGGAAATATGGAGTGGAGGTACGGGGCATCACCCTGTTCATCTTTGGCGGAGTCGCCGAGATGGGCCAGGAACCGAAAACGCCGCAAAGCGAGTTCTGGATCGCCATCGCCGGCCCACTGGCCAGCCTGCTGCTGGCGCTGATCTTTCACATAGTGCACATATCAGGTGACCGAGTGGGCATGGGCGAAGCCCTGGGCAGCGTGTTCATGTACCTGGCTCTGGTCAATCTGATTCTGGCCGTCTTCAATCTGATTCCAGCCTTTCCCATGGATGGGGGCCGGATTCTGCGGGCCGTGTTGTGGAAAATTAAAAAGGACCAGCGCTGGGCGACCCGGATTGCCACAAACCTTGGGCTGACCTTTGGCCTGGTGCTGATCGGCCTTGGCCTGCTGAACATTCTGACCGGCAATGTGGTCGGCGGTCTGTGGTACTGTATGATCGGCGTGTTCATCCGGTTCGCCGCCAGGAGTTCCTACCGGCAGATGGCCGTGAAGACGGCCCTGGCCGGAGAGCGGGTTCGCTCCCTGATGAAACGACCCGTGACCGTTTCCGGCACCATGACGTTGCAGCAGATGGTGGAGGACTATGTTTATCGCCACCACCATAAATTCTATCCGGTCCAGGACGGATTCGGCGTCCAGGGGTGCATCACCACCCGTCAGGTGGGCGAGGTGCCTCGGGAAAATTGGCCTTCGACCCAGGTTCAGGAGGTGATGAGCACCTGTTCCCTGGACAATAGCGTGGATCCTGAAGAAGACGTGGTGGACGTGCTGCAGAAAATGAACATCGCGGGCATGAGCCGGATGATGGTCATGGAAAACCAACGCCTGGTGGGAATCATCTCCCTCAAGGACATCATGGGGTACCTGACCGCCCGTATGGAACTGCATGGAGAGCAGGGCGTCGGGGAGTGA
- a CDS encoding response regulator, producing the protein MRDGRALPRWIAVLVLCFWLIAGNMPVSAQEHAAPHTFGHEMFLGHGAIMLLVNGHSGEIIDANRAAAEFYGYSREQLRRMAITDINVSSPDKVEQERVAAMQGERNVFVFTHRLADGKTRTVEVASWPISYADEIVLFSIIQDITGEAELAAVMKQHNRVFTWSMVLGMGLLLGVIAVLIHVLRRRKQAVTALNNQAAYLHTVIDSLNYPFYVINAKTYAIELANRAALPDGGLTQGLTCHVLTHKSATPCHGEEHPCPLAMVTRTRQPTVVEHVHYDVQGEPRIMDVHAHPVFDADGEVVQVIEYSLDVTERRQFERDLRESQERLALATSGTGIGIWDYSLAEDRLEWDEQMLQLFGVKPEDFQHTFEEWFSRVHPEDVQQATRVFQSALQEQDMFSIEFRILRDRGGPDEEIRYLAGSGVVRRDAQGNPERALGVNYDITERRIAEEELQQANRRLKEATTQAKRMALAAQAANVAKSQFLANMSHEIRTPMNGVIGMTGLLLDTKLTEEQRSFAEIIRSSGESLLTLINDILDFSKIEADKLDLEDVDFDLRSVVEDTLQVLAHKAHEKRLELVCRITAETPTHLRGDPGRLRQILLNLCGNAIKFTSSGEVVVDIAPEDIGEEGTLIRFSVRDTGIGIPEQKIVEIFDPFHQVDASTTRTYGGSGLGLTISKRLVEMMGGEIGVQSQEGSGSTFWFTALFRQQKNPVPKEDEQLSVPVDVRNIRVLVVDDNATNRLVFREQLTRWGLQCTETENAEEALQALHQAHVHGDPFQLALVDMQMPDMDGEHLGMAIKADPQLHPTILVMLTSLGAYGDAQKMKDIGFAAYLHKPVRQSQLFNCLQTVLRESAQVEQNTAPQNDIEPSASRPGASNPWQSRILLAEDNAINQIVAQRMLERLGFRATVVANGQDALAVLAKEPYDLVLMDVQMPVLDGLEATREIRKREASGERFTRTTKREANIGDSAPQPLPIIALTAHVMHGDRERCLQAGMNDYLGKPLQPADLLEKLRIWLKHAESAGQELSSRQPSEQALRSPAREAQAFSATAPLILDQASLLQRIDHDTGFAKELLSKVLEDVPERLKTLHAAVEAKNIAVVREVAHAVKGLALNTGCLALGELAWELERVAGQGDLAQAATLMPELETAFEKLQVVVLAQFATWDLEREERGPGASGKPTTGV; encoded by the coding sequence ATGCGGGATGGACGAGCCCTGCCGCGATGGATCGCGGTACTGGTTTTGTGTTTTTGGCTGATTGCGGGGAACATGCCGGTTTCCGCGCAGGAGCACGCCGCGCCGCACACGTTTGGTCATGAAATGTTTTTGGGGCACGGCGCGATCATGCTGCTTGTCAATGGCCACAGCGGAGAAATCATTGACGCCAACCGCGCCGCGGCAGAGTTCTACGGCTATTCCCGGGAGCAACTGCGGCGCATGGCCATTACGGATATCAACGTATCCAGCCCGGATAAAGTGGAACAAGAACGGGTTGCCGCGATGCAGGGCGAGCGCAATGTTTTTGTTTTCACCCATCGCCTGGCCGACGGGAAGACGCGAACCGTTGAGGTGGCATCCTGGCCGATTTCCTATGCCGATGAGATTGTTCTCTTTTCCATCATTCAGGACATTACCGGAGAGGCCGAGCTGGCCGCGGTCATGAAGCAGCACAATCGCGTTTTCACTTGGTCCATGGTCCTGGGCATGGGCCTGCTGCTGGGAGTCATCGCTGTGCTCATCCATGTCTTGCGGCGGCGCAAACAGGCTGTAACGGCGCTCAATAACCAGGCCGCCTATCTGCATACGGTCATCGATTCCCTCAATTATCCCTTCTATGTGATCAACGCCAAGACCTACGCCATCGAACTGGCCAACCGGGCGGCCTTGCCGGACGGCGGCCTGACACAGGGGCTGACCTGTCATGTGCTGACCCACAAATCAGCTACTCCCTGTCACGGAGAGGAGCATCCCTGTCCGTTGGCCATGGTCACCCGCACCAGGCAGCCCACGGTTGTCGAGCATGTTCATTACGATGTCCAGGGTGAACCCCGGATCATGGATGTCCATGCCCATCCGGTTTTTGATGCTGATGGAGAGGTTGTGCAGGTTATTGAATATTCCCTGGACGTCACCGAGCGCAGGCAATTCGAAAGGGACTTGCGGGAAAGTCAAGAGCGTTTGGCCCTGGCCACAAGCGGCACCGGAATCGGCATCTGGGACTATTCCTTGGCGGAGGATCGCCTGGAGTGGGATGAGCAGATGTTGCAGCTGTTCGGGGTCAAGCCGGAGGATTTCCAACACACATTCGAGGAGTGGTTTAGCCGCGTCCACCCAGAGGATGTGCAGCAGGCAACCCGGGTGTTCCAGTCCGCGCTCCAGGAACAGGACATGTTTTCCATTGAATTCCGGATTCTGCGCGATCGTGGCGGTCCGGATGAAGAAATTCGCTATCTGGCCGGTTCCGGGGTGGTGCGCCGGGATGCCCAGGGCAATCCGGAACGGGCTCTGGGGGTCAATTACGATATCACGGAGCGGCGGATAGCCGAGGAAGAATTGCAGCAGGCCAATCGCCGGTTGAAAGAGGCCACGACCCAGGCCAAGCGCATGGCCCTGGCCGCCCAGGCGGCCAATGTGGCCAAAAGCCAGTTTCTGGCAAACATGAGCCACGAGATCCGGACACCCATGAACGGGGTCATCGGGATGACCGGATTGCTGCTGGATACAAAATTAACCGAGGAGCAGCGCAGTTTCGCGGAGATCATCCGCAGTAGCGGGGAAAGTCTGCTGACACTGATCAACGATATCCTGGACTTTTCCAAGATCGAGGCGGACAAGCTGGATCTGGAGGATGTGGACTTTGATCTGCGGTCCGTTGTGGAGGATACATTGCAGGTCCTGGCCCATAAGGCTCATGAGAAAAGGTTGGAACTGGTCTGCCGGATCACCGCGGAAACTCCGACCCATCTTCGGGGCGACCCCGGTCGTCTGCGTCAAATCCTCTTGAATTTATGTGGGAATGCGATCAAGTTCACCTCTTCCGGCGAGGTGGTGGTTGATATTGCTCCGGAAGACATTGGTGAAGAGGGAACCCTGATCCGCTTCTCGGTCCGGGATACAGGCATCGGCATACCGGAACAAAAAATCGTGGAAATATTCGACCCGTTTCACCAAGTGGACGCGTCCACCACGCGCACCTACGGAGGCAGCGGCCTGGGACTGACCATTTCCAAGCGGCTGGTGGAGATGATGGGTGGAGAAATCGGGGTGCAAAGCCAGGAAGGGAGCGGCTCCACATTCTGGTTTACCGCCCTGTTTCGCCAGCAGAAAAACCCCGTACCCAAGGAGGACGAGCAGCTCTCGGTGCCGGTTGACGTTCGCAACATCCGGGTGCTGGTTGTTGACGACAATGCGACCAATCGTCTGGTATTCCGGGAGCAGCTCACCAGATGGGGGCTGCAATGCACGGAAACCGAGAACGCCGAAGAGGCCCTGCAAGCTCTGCATCAGGCCCATGTCCACGGCGATCCTTTTCAATTGGCCCTGGTGGATATGCAGATGCCGGACATGGATGGAGAGCACCTGGGCATGGCCATCAAGGCTGATCCGCAGTTGCACCCAACCATTCTGGTCATGCTGACCTCACTGGGGGCCTACGGTGATGCCCAAAAAATGAAGGATATCGGATTCGCGGCATATCTGCACAAACCTGTCCGGCAGTCCCAGCTGTTCAATTGTCTCCAGACGGTGCTCAGGGAATCGGCCCAGGTGGAACAGAACACTGCCCCGCAGAACGACATCGAGCCTTCCGCCTCGCGACCAGGGGCGAGCAACCCCTGGCAATCGCGGATATTGCTGGCCGAGGACAACGCCATAAACCAGATCGTGGCGCAGAGAATGCTGGAACGTCTTGGCTTTCGGGCCACCGTGGTGGCCAATGGGCAGGATGCCTTGGCGGTGTTGGCCAAGGAACCCTATGACCTGGTGCTCATGGATGTCCAGATGCCTGTCCTGGACGGCCTGGAGGCCACCCGGGAAATTCGCAAACGGGAGGCGTCAGGAGAGCGGTTCACCAGAACAACAAAACGCGAAGCCAACATCGGGGATTCCGCACCGCAACCCTTGCCGATCATTGCCCTGACCGCCCACGTGATGCATGGTGACCGGGAACGCTGTCTGCAGGCCGGAATGAATGACTATTTGGGCAAGCCCTTGCAGCCTGCGGATCTTCTGGAAAAGTTGCGCATCTGGCTGAAGCACGCGGAGTCGGCCGGGCAGGAGCTCTCATCCAGGCAACCCTCTGAACAGGCTTTGCGAAGTCCTGCAAGGGAAGCCCAGGCCTTTTCCGCCACTGCTCCGCTGATCCTTGATCAGGCGAGCCTGTTGCAGCGCATTGACCATGATACCGGGTTTGCCAAGGAGCTGTTGTCCAAAGTGCTGGAGGACGTTCCCGAGCGCCTGAAAACGCTGCATGCCGCCGTTGAAGCAAAGAATATCGCCGTGGTGCGGGAGGTTGCGCATGCCGTGAAGGGACTGGCCTTGAACACCGGATGCCTGGCCCTGGGAGAGTTGGCTTGGGAACTGGAACGGGTTGCAGGCCAGGGCGATTTGGCCCAGGCTGCGACGTTAATGCCCGAGTTGGAAACTGCCTTTGAAAAATTGCAGGTTGTTGTCTTGGCACAGTTCGCGACATGGGACCTCGAGAGGGAAGAGAGGGGGCCTGGTGCATCGGGCAAACCGACAACCGGAGTGTGA
- a CDS encoding DEAD/DEAH box helicase — MNFADFALDKRIMAGVSRAGYHIPTPIQVQAIPPLLEGRDVLGLAQTGTGKTAAFVLPILQKLVTQAAPKQGPVRVLVLAPTRELAVQIHENFVELGAETGMRCAAVFGGVGQNPQVKSLSRATIVTACPGRLLDLMNQGLVDLSRVDTLVLDEADRMLDMGFAPDIRRIVSRLPDKRQTMLFSATMPEEIRKLTREYLRGPVEVRAESTERKASISHAFYPVPGHLKAGLLEELLKSTDHETMLVFTRTKHRAKSLARKLEGKGWAATFLQGNMSQNRRQEAMTGLRSGKYTIMVATDIASRGIDCDRITHVINFDMPDTTESYTHRIGRTGRAQRTGEALSLITREDDEQVRAIERKFGGRIERRTLEGFDYDMPGRMEPERTRDPNTPRGRRPERGRSSGAQGSTRRDAR, encoded by the coding sequence GTGAATTTTGCAGACTTTGCGCTGGATAAGCGCATTATGGCCGGCGTATCCCGCGCCGGATACCACATTCCCACCCCCATCCAGGTCCAGGCTATTCCGCCGTTGCTGGAAGGGCGGGACGTTCTTGGTCTGGCCCAGACCGGGACGGGCAAGACAGCGGCGTTTGTCTTGCCGATTTTACAGAAACTTGTCACCCAGGCGGCTCCCAAGCAGGGTCCGGTTCGGGTGCTGGTTCTGGCCCCAACCCGGGAACTGGCCGTACAGATCCACGAGAATTTCGTGGAACTGGGCGCGGAAACCGGGATGCGCTGCGCCGCGGTGTTTGGCGGGGTGGGCCAGAACCCCCAGGTCAAGAGCCTGAGCCGGGCGACCATTGTCACTGCCTGTCCGGGACGATTGCTGGACCTGATGAACCAGGGACTTGTGGACCTCTCCAGAGTGGACACCCTGGTGCTGGACGAGGCGGACCGCATGCTGGACATGGGCTTTGCGCCGGACATCCGGCGGATCGTCTCCCGCTTGCCCGACAAGCGGCAAACCATGCTCTTTTCCGCGACCATGCCCGAGGAAATCCGCAAGCTGACCCGGGAGTACCTGCGCGGCCCGGTGGAGGTCAGAGCCGAATCCACGGAGCGCAAGGCGTCCATTTCCCATGCCTTTTATCCTGTACCCGGCCACCTCAAGGCCGGGTTGCTGGAAGAATTGCTGAAATCCACGGATCATGAAACCATGCTGGTTTTCACCCGGACCAAGCACCGGGCCAAATCCTTGGCCAGGAAGCTGGAAGGCAAGGGCTGGGCCGCCACCTTCCTGCAGGGCAATATGTCCCAGAATCGCCGTCAGGAAGCCATGACCGGCCTGCGCTCCGGCAAGTACACGATCATGGTGGCCACGGACATCGCCTCCCGGGGCATTGACTGCGACCGGATCACCCATGTGATCAACTTCGACATGCCGGACACCACCGAGAGTTACACCCACCGCATCGGCCGCACGGGGCGGGCCCAGCGTACCGGTGAAGCCCTGTCACTGATCACCCGTGAGGACGACGAGCAGGTCCGGGCCATCGAGCGCAAGTTCGGCGGTCGCATCGAGCGTCGCACCTTGGAGGGCTTTGATTACGACATGCCGGGACGCATGGAGCCGGAACGAACCCGGGATCCGAACACCCCACGGGGGCGACGACCGGAGCGCGGCCGAAGCAGTGGAGCCCAGGGCTCGACACGGCGTGACGCCCGGTAG
- a CDS encoding bifunctional GNAT family N-acetyltransferase/carbon-nitrogen hydrolase family protein, with the protein MTKSISHKLNLRNLRSDDYQDLQAIMQRVYRTVDTPWEKEQIEAMIRRFPEGQICIEDKGRAVAVALTMMIDYADYVGRHTYLQVVGDGTLGNHDPEGDYLYGIEIIVDPEFQGMRLGRRLYDARKELCEKLNLRGIIVGGRIPGYRKFKEEISPQEYINRVKRKEIYDPVLSFQLSNDFHIKRLLRNYYPSDHQSEGNAVLLEWNNIYYEARTRLIGGRKTVVRLGTVQWQMRRFASFDDFQQQVEFFVDTVSDYGTDLVLFPELFNAPLIAQYEEESPPEAMRRLGEYTEVLREELMRLALAYNINIVSGSVPEYRDHKLYNVSFLCRRDGTWDAQYKLHITPEENRSWGLTGGESLRTFDTDIGRIGILICYDIEFPELARLLVERGANILLVPFWTDTKNAYLRVRRCAQARAIENECYVVISGSVGNIPKVETMGIQYSQSAIFTPSDFAFPHDAIAAETTPNTETTLITDVDLDLLKELRRQGSVRNMKSRRRDLYRLKWIGD; encoded by the coding sequence ATGACAAAATCCATTTCGCACAAACTGAACCTGCGCAACCTGCGCAGCGACGATTACCAAGACCTTCAGGCCATCATGCAGCGGGTCTACCGCACGGTGGACACCCCCTGGGAAAAAGAGCAGATCGAGGCCATGATCCGGCGTTTTCCCGAGGGCCAGATCTGCATCGAGGACAAGGGCCGGGCCGTGGCCGTGGCCCTGACCATGATGATCGACTACGCGGATTACGTTGGACGGCACACCTACTTGCAGGTGGTGGGCGACGGCACCCTGGGCAATCACGACCCTGAGGGAGACTATCTGTACGGCATCGAAATCATTGTTGATCCCGAATTCCAAGGCATGCGTCTGGGCCGCAGACTCTACGACGCCCGCAAGGAGCTCTGCGAAAAACTGAATCTGCGGGGCATTATTGTCGGTGGCCGGATACCGGGATACCGCAAATTCAAGGAGGAGATCTCGCCGCAAGAGTACATCAATCGGGTCAAGCGCAAGGAAATTTACGATCCTGTGCTCTCCTTCCAGCTCTCCAACGATTTCCACATCAAGCGCCTGCTCCGGAACTATTACCCTTCGGATCATCAATCCGAGGGCAACGCGGTGTTGCTGGAGTGGAACAACATCTATTACGAGGCCCGCACCCGCCTGATCGGCGGACGCAAGACCGTGGTCCGCCTGGGCACGGTCCAATGGCAGATGCGCCGCTTTGCCTCCTTCGACGATTTCCAGCAGCAGGTGGAATTTTTCGTGGACACGGTCTCGGACTACGGCACGGACCTGGTCCTGTTTCCGGAACTGTTCAATGCCCCGCTGATCGCCCAGTACGAGGAAGAAAGCCCGCCCGAGGCCATGCGCCGACTGGGTGAATACACCGAGGTGCTCCGGGAGGAGCTGATGCGCCTGGCCCTGGCCTACAACATCAACATCGTCAGCGGGTCGGTGCCGGAATACCGGGATCACAAGCTGTACAACGTCTCCTTTCTCTGTCGTCGGGACGGAACCTGGGACGCCCAGTACAAGCTGCACATCACCCCGGAAGAAAACCGCTCCTGGGGCCTGACCGGCGGGGAATCCCTGCGGACCTTCGACACGGACATCGGCCGGATCGGCATCCTGATCTGCTACGACATCGAATTCCCGGAGCTGGCCCGGCTGCTGGTGGAGCGCGGTGCGAACATCCTGCTGGTGCCCTTCTGGACCGACACCAAGAACGCCTACCTGCGGGTACGACGTTGCGCCCAGGCCCGGGCCATTGAGAACGAATGCTACGTGGTCATCTCCGGCAGCGTGGGCAACATCCCCAAGGTGGAGACCATGGGCATTCAGTATTCCCAGTCGGCCATTTTCACCCCTTCGGACTTCGCCTTTCCCCACGACGCCATTGCCGCGGAAACCACCCCGAACACGGAAACCACGCTGATCACGGACGTGGACCTGGACCTGCTCAAGGAACTGCGCCGCCAGGGCAGCGTGCGGAACATGAAAAGCCGGCGGCGGGATCTCTACCGGCTGAAGTGGATCGGCGATTGA
- a CDS encoding addiction module antidote protein — protein sequence MEGTVKTKEWDVVEHLRTEEDIAAYFEAALETEDPVMVLAALGDIARARGLSGMADDVGLDTESLANGMSANPKPDFPAVFNLINALGLKLHVQAVRLLPT from the coding sequence ATGGAAGGCACGGTAAAAACAAAGGAATGGGACGTGGTTGAACATCTTCGAACGGAAGAGGACATTGCGGCATATTTTGAAGCCGCCCTGGAAACCGAGGATCCCGTCATGGTCCTCGCGGCCCTTGGCGACATCGCCCGCGCAAGAGGATTGTCAGGAATGGCGGACGATGTCGGCCTTGATACGGAAAGCCTAGCCAACGGGATGTCCGCGAATCCCAAGCCGGACTTTCCGGCCGTTTTCAACTTGATCAACGCCCTTGGTTTGAAGCTACATGTTCAAGCCGTCCGCTTGTTGCCGACCTGA
- a CDS encoding type II toxin-antitoxin system RelE/ParE family toxin, with translation MYSVHQTDDYAIWFASLRDRAAKSRINVRIRSAALGNLGDVKPVGEGVSEMRIDHGPGYRIYMVLRDRRVIVLLAGGSKKTQDRDIKRALELARRI, from the coding sequence ATGTACTCTGTCCATCAGACCGATGATTATGCCATATGGTTTGCCTCCTTGCGAGATCGGGCAGCCAAGTCCCGCATCAATGTCCGCATTCGAAGCGCGGCACTGGGAAATCTGGGCGACGTCAAACCGGTGGGCGAGGGAGTGTCCGAAATGCGTATCGATCATGGCCCGGGCTATCGGATATACATGGTTCTCCGGGATCGGAGGGTGATAGTTCTGCTGGCTGGTGGGAGTAAAAAAACGCAGGATCGCGACATTAAAAGGGCGCTGGAACTGGCGCGGAGAATTTAG